CTACCGCCTCAACAAAAAGGCCGCCGACGAGGAAGAGCGTGCCAACATCGCCGACAGCCTGTTGCGCCAGCGCCTGCGCGAGTCCCGCGCGCGCGGCCGCGCTGCCGTGCCGGTCGACGACATTCTGCAGAAAATTCTGGCCGAATACGACCTGCAGGAGGCCTTCGCTCGCTCGCCCTCGCTGCTGAGCCGGCTCATGTCCATTGCCCGCAACGCCATGCTGGTGCGGCGCGATTTCACGGCGTTTGCCCCGTTTATTGAACGCTGCTACACGCTCATGGAGCGGCGGCACGGCTTTGCGCCGGCCCAGCGCGGGCACCAGCTTCGGCTGCTGTACATGCTGGCCCACGCCTTGTACCGCTCGCGCCGCTTCGCTGAGTCGGTGGCCTACCTGCAGAAAGGGCAGGCCTTGCTGTCGGCCGGGCCGGCGCGGCAGTTTGGCGAGTTTGTGCCGCGCTTCACCTTCCTGCTGGCGGCCAACTACGCCTTCCTGCGCCGCAATGCCGAAAGCATTGCCTTGCTCGAAGCCCTGCTGCGCAGCCCCAAGCCCCTGGCGGCGGGCGACGACCTCACGGCCCGCTTCCAGCTCTCGTTTCACTATTTTTCCGAGGGCAACTTCACCAAAGCCAACCACAGCATGCTCAGCCTGGGCCGCACCGACCACTGGCTGGAGCAGCACCTGGGCTTGGAATGGATGGTGAACCGAAACATCGGCGAGCTGCTCATTCAGTTTGAGCTGGGCAATTCCGAACTGGCCCTGAGCCGCCTGCGCGCTATTGAGAAAACCCTGCGCGAGCAGTTTCCGGGCGTGCCCGCCGAGGGCGAGGCGCCCGCCGTGCCCGTGGGCGGCCCCTACAACCCCGTGCTGCTGTACCTGGGCTTCGTGCGCGAGGTAATTGAAAACCCAACCGCCGCCCGCCAGCCCGACTTCGTGCACCGGGTGGCCCACATCCCCAATTTTCTCTCGCAGGAGCGCGAAGATTTACAGGTGCTCAGCTTCTACGCCTGGCTGCGCGCCCAAACGCTGGGCCGGCCCTACTACGACGTGCTGCTGGAGATGGCCGCGGCCTAGCGCTCTCATTGCCAAAAAGGCCCGGCCGCAGCTGCGACCGGGCCTTTTTGGCAACGGGGGAATGCAAACTTATTTCTTCGTTGCTTCCTCCACGTTGGCTTTGGTTTGCTCGGCCGAGCGTTTGGCGGCGTCGCCCAGGGCTTTCATTTTGGCGTCGAGCTTGTCGCTGGCGGCTTCCATCTTAGCGTCGGCCTCGTTCATTTTGGCGTCGAGCTTTTGCCCGGCGGCGTCCATCTTGGCATCAAGCTTCTGCCCGGCAGCTTCCAGCTTATCGCCGGCTTTGGCCGCGGCGGCGTCGATTTTGGCACCGGCCTCGGCGGCCGAAGCGCTGGGGGCCATGCTGTCGGTGGTGACGGTGGTCGTGGTGGTGCCGTCGGCCGCGGTGGTGGTTTCGGCGGTTTTCTGCTCGCAGGAGGTGGCAGCGAAAGCCAGAGCGGCGGCGGCAAACAGGGTTTTGAGCGAAGTATGCATGAGAAATAAAAGTGGAGGTGAACGGATGCCGCTTAATTAAGCAGGACGGTAAAAGGTAACCCTGGCGCGGAGCCCAGCCTTGGCGGCCCGCCAGACGGCCCGGGCTAACTTTTTAGTCACGGCGCTAGTATAGCCCCCTACGCATCTCCCTTATTTCGCATTCCCATGGATTCAACCGCCGCCACCCCGCAGACGCCCGCCACGCCCGAAGTGCCCATGGCCGTGAGCGACCAGCAAAACACCGCGCTGCTCGACGATACGCTTACCTTCCTCACCGCCAGCACGCCCGCCAATTCCGGCCCGCAGGGCGTGGTGGAAATTGAGCGCTGGGCTGCCGTGCTCGCGGCAACCGACCGCCCCGGCCTGGCCAAAATCAAGCAGGAACTCAACCAACTGAGCGAGTTGCTGGGCGACGCCAAAAGCCCTGCCCACGACATTGCCGAAATCCTGGCCAGCCTGGGCGCCGAAACTGCCAAAGTAGCCGAAGAAGCCGGCGGCGACTACAGCGCCCCGCTCACCAACCTGAGCAAGCTGCTCCTCAAAGCCGGCAATTCGCTCTCGCGCTAACCCGCGCCGCCGTAACCATTGTAGCGCGAACTTTGTAGTTCGCGTCCTCCCGCACGCTGCCCCGAACATTCCGGCCCGCGTGCGAGGCGACGCGAATTGCAAAGTTCGCGCTACTTTTTTTTCCGATGGCCCCATTCTCTCCCGCCGACCTGCTGCCCTACGACCCGTTCGACGGCATGCGCTTTGGCCCCGAAACCTGCTTCCTCAGCGGCCAGCCCGTGGGCCCTGCCGATACCGTGCCCGTCTTCGCTGAGTGGCTGCAGGCCCGTTACCACCTCGCCGAACGCCCCATTCAGCTTCTCGACCAGCGCACTGTTCTCATCAAAGACCTGCGCCTGCCCGCCAGCCCGGCTGCCCGCCAGCGCATCGAAGAGCTGGAGAGCAGGGTAGAGGCCGCCGCCGCGCTAGGCCCCGCCGCCCTGCGCGCCCTCGGCGACGACACGCTCTTCCTCTGGATGGGCAAAATGTTCTACGGCATCTTCATCACCGAGCTGCTGAACGAGTTCGAGCCGCTGATTAAGCCCAAGTACCCGCTGGCCGAAAACGCCGCGCTGGTGCGTCGCTTTCAGGCGTTTTTCCAGCTGTTGCAGGGCCTGCGCGTGCCCACCGAATATGCTGATTTTGTGCCCGGCTCCATCTTCGTGCTCGAAGCCGACCCCACCGAAGACGTAACGCCCTTCGAGTACGACGACGACCTGAACACGCTCGTTTTCAGCATCAAGCTCGACAAAGCCGTGCTGGTGGCCTGTCTGGTCGATATCGGCCTCGTGGGCCAGGCCATGCGCAAGGTGTACGCCGATGCCCAGCGCCCGCTGCATCCCGTGCAGATTGCCGAGTTCAAGGCCCGCGTGTACTACGCCGCTCACCTGCTGCACGTGGTGCCCGACATCTACCCCCGCCACCCGCGCCCGGGCGATACCCAAATCGTGTACGATGCCCTCATCGACGACGTCACCGGCGCCATCTTCAACCCCTGGGAAAACAGCGCATATACCCAAACCCTGGCCGAAATGTGGCAGCGCTGGAACATTACGCTGGCTGACGTGGTGGCCAAGCCCGCCGAGCCGATGAGCCTGCTGTATGATGCAGCCGGCGAGCCGCGCGAGTTGAAGCATTGGCCCGAGACTATGTAAGGTTAATGAAACGTCATGCAGAGCGCAGCGAAGCATCTCGCCTGCGCAACTCAATTAAAGAATTAGTGACTGCGGGCAAGATGCTTCGCTGCGCTCTGCATGACGGATTTGATTAAAATATGCTCTCGTTGCCACCTTTTCTTCGCACCGCGCTGATTCTATTGCTGCTCCTGCCGCTGAATAGCTGCATCCGGCTACTGCTCAAGCCGGGCCGCGATTTTGAGAAATATACGCCCCCGCCCGCACCCGACTACGCCCAGGCCAGCAGTTGGGCTGCCCTGCCCACCCGGCGCGACTCCGCCGACGCCGTGCCCCGCCATTCCACCCTGCGCAACGAGCAGGCCACGGCCGAAGTCGATGTGTTTTTTGTGCACCCCACCACCTACTATTCGCCCCGCCACTGGAACGGCGACCTGCGCAAAAAGTGGCTGAATAAGTATACCGACCGCACCACCATCAAGCAGCAGGCCAGCGTTTTCAATGCCACCGGGCGCATCTACGCGCCGCGCTACCGGCAGGCCACCCTCTTTTCCTTCCTCGACAAAGAGCCCAACGGCCAGAAAGCCCTGGAACTGGCCTATTCCGACGTACGCGCCGCTTTCCAATACTACCTCGCGCACTACAACCAGGGCCGCCCGTTCATCATCGCCGGCCACAGCCAGGGCACCGACCACGCCACGCGCTTGCTCCACGAATTCTTCGACAAGGCCACCCCGCTACGCCGCCAGCTCGTGGCCGCCTACCTCATCGGCTTCCAGGTGAAGCCCAACGAATTCCTCACCATCAAGCCCTGCCCCGACTCGCTGGCCACCGACTGCTTCGTCGCCTACAACACCTCTGACGCCGGCCACGAGTCCACGATGTTTCAGCCCAGCATCGCCGTCAACCCCCTCACCTGGACGCTCGATTCCACCCTAGCCCCGGCCAGCCTTAACCGCGGCGCCGTCAGCATCCGCTTCAAGCACGTCCACCCCTATTTCACCGATGCCCAGATTCACCACGGCCAGCTCTGGGTGCACGCGCCGCGCTTTCGGGGCTTCCCACACTTCCCACCCTCCGGCAAAAAGAAGCTGCGCTACTCCCGCCACATCGCCGATTACGCGCTGTTTTACATGAACATCCGCGAAAATTCCCAGGCGCGGGTGCGGGCGTGGCTAAATAAATGATACTAAGGCTAAGCCGATGCTAGGATAAACAGCAAGTAACCCATTGGCACAATAGCACCCGCTGCAAACCCCCATGCATACTGCCTGCTTCTTTTTGATAATAGATAAAGTAGACCGGCATTGATAAGCAGAAGTAGGCCCAGTAGCAGCTTATAGCTGAGAGGCAGCGGGTCTATATGAAATCCTGATTCTCCCGGCATCACTCTGTCCATCGTCGCAAAGTCAACGCCATCAGCCCATAGCCACGCTACCAGAAATCCATCTAGTAGCAGTGTGCCAATGATTATAGCAAGAACAGTTACAACTTGGGACAACCGACTGGAATTGTGAACGGAGGCATTCATAATCACAAAGAAAAGCCCCGCCGGCACGATGCCAGCGGGGCTTTCCATTTAAACTATAAGCTGCAATTAAGCGCCGATAGCCACGCGCTTGAAGTCCGTCACGGTCATGCCTTTCGACTTGCTGTCGAGCAGTTGGGCGATGGTCATCGAGCCGTCTTTCACGAACTCCTGGTTCAGCAGGGTCTGCTCTTTGTAGAACTTGTTCAGCTTGCCTTGGGCGATTTTCTCCAGCATGGCTTCGGGCTTGCCTTCGGCACGCGCCTGCTCTTTGCCGATTTCAATTTCGCGCTCCACCGTAGCCGAGTCCACACCGTCTTTGTCAACGGCAACGGGCTTCATGGCCACGATTTGCATGGCTACGTCGCGGCCCACGGCAGCAGCGTCGGCCGAGCCCACGTTTTTCAGGGCTACGAGCACGCCTTTCTTGCTGTCGGAGTGGATGTACGAAGCCACTTTCTCGCCGGTCAGGGTCACGTAGGTCAGGTCCAGCTTCTCGCCGATTTTGCCGGTCAGGTCGGTGATGTGCTCCTGAATGGTCAGGCCATCGTCCTCTTTCACGGCCAGCAGGTCTTCTTTGGTAGCGGCGTTGGTGCGCACAGCGGCATCCAGGATGCGCTGCACCAGCTCGCGGAAGTTTGCCACTTTGGCTACCGACTCCGTTTCGCAGGCCAAAGCCACCAGCTTGCCGTTGGTGCCGTCTTCGCTCACGGCCACGGTCACGAAGCCTTCCGAGGTTTCGTTCTCGGCGCGCTTGTCAGCGATTTTCTGACCGGCCTTGCGCAGGATGTCGCGCGCAGCTTCGAAGTCGCCATCGGCTTCGGTCAGGGCTTTTTTGCAATCCATCATGCCGGCACCGGTCATGGTGCGGAGCTTGTTTACGTCTGCGGCGGTAATAGCGGCCATTAGATGTTGTGTTTGTTGGGTTGAAATTCAGGGAAAAGAAAAAGGGAACCTCCGGAGCCTAGACTACTCGAAGGTTCCCTTTTTTCAAAGAGCTCAGAAGGGACTATTCTTCGTCAGCAGCCGTTTTTTCGGCAATGGCAGCCTCGTCGGCTTCCTTGCGCTCGGCGTCTTCTTTGTCAACTTTGCGCTCCGACAGGCCGTCTTCGATGGCCTTGCCAATCACGCTCACGATGAGCTGAATCGACTTCGAGGCATCGTCGTTGGCGGGAATCGGGAACTGTACCAATTCGGGGTTCGAGTTTGTGTCGCAGATAGCGAAAACCGGGATGCCCAGTTTCTGCGCCTCTTTCACGGCGATGTGCTCGCGCTTCACGTCCACTACGAACAGGGCAGCGGGCAGACGGCCGAGGTCGGCGATACCGCCGAGCACGCGGTCGAGCTTGGCGCGCTCACGCGACATCATCAGCTTCTCGCGCTTAGCCAGTGCGGCGTAGGCGGTGTTTTCTTTCACCATCTTGTCGATGGTGGCCATCTTCTTCAGGCTCTTGCGCACCGTGGCGAAGTTAGTGAGCATGCCGCCCAACCACCGGTCGGTCACGAAGGGCATCTTCAAACGCTCGGCTTCCGTCGTAACGATTTCCTGCGCCTGCTTTTTCGTGGCTACGAACATGATTTTGCGGCCGCTTTTCGCGATGTTGCGAATAGCCTGGGCTGCGTAATCCAACGAAACCAGCGTTTTGTTGAGGTCAATGATGTGGATGCCGTTCTTCTCCATGAAGATGTACGGCGCCATTTTGGGGTCCCACTTGCGGGTGAGGTGACCAAAGTGGGCACCTGCGTCGAGCAGGTCCTTATAAGTCGTCTGAGCCATGATGTATTTCCTCCTGGATTAGCGTTTCGAGAACTGGAACGAACGACGAGCCTTGCGCTTGCCGAATTTCTTGCGTTCCACCATGCGCGGGTCGCGGGTCAGGAAGCCCTCCTTCTTCAGAGCGGGGCGGCTTTCTTCGTTGTCGCTCACGAGCGCCTTGGTGATAGCCAGACGGATGGCTTCGGCCTGAGCCGAAATGCCGCCGCCGCGCACGTTCACCTTGATGTCGTACTGGCCGACTTGCTCGAGGATTGCCAGGGGTTGGTTCACGACGTTCTCCAGCAGTTCGTTGCTGAAGTACGACTTCATGTCCCGGTCATTGATAGTGATATTCCCTTGCCCGGCCTGCATGTAGATGCGGGCCACCGAGGTTTTTCTTCTACCAGAGGTGTTGGTAATTGCCATTTAGTGGAAAAATAAAAGCGTAAGCCGGCGTTGGCTTACAGGTTGGTCAGTTCGATGGCCACGGGCTGCTGGGCCTCGTGGGGGTGCTCGGTGCCGGCGTACACGTACAGGTTGCGGTACTGAGCGGCGCCGAGGCGGTTGTCTTGCAGCATGCCTTTCACAGCGTGCTCAATTACGCGGCGCGAGTCGCGGGCCATTTGCTCGCGCACCGTGCGGCGCTTCTGGCCGCCGGGGTAGCCCGAGTGGGTGATGTAGACCTTCTCGGTCATTTTCTTGCCCGTTACGCGCAGCTTGTCGGCGTTGAGCACGATGACGTTGTCGCCGCAGTCCGAGTTGGGGGTGAACGAAGGCTTGTGCTTGCCGCGCAGGATGTTGGCAATTTGGCTGGCAACGCGGCCCAGCGGGGCCACGCTGGCGTCTACGATAACCCAGCTCTTCTGGGCGTTGGCCTTATTGACGTGGGTCGTCTTGAAGCTCAGGTGGTCCATGAGTCGAAAAAAAGGTATGCTAAACTATTGAATAAGAGTACGGAGCCGCGAAGGCTTCGGGAAAAACGGACACAAAGGTACTGATTTATGGGGAAATAGCCAAAAGTGTCTGAATAGTTTTCTGATGACCTCCTCAAGCCCTCGGTTCGCAGGCGGCCGGGCCAGGGGCGCCCAACAGTACCCAATCGTACATTTGGACCTTATTATTCCGTATGAGTCCATCTGCTAGTTTCTCCGCCGCTTCGCCAAATTCGGCCGATTCCAACCGTCGGGCTTTGCTCTTGCTGGCCGCGTTGCTGCTGGTTTCGGTGGTGATGGCCTTCGTTACAACCAACACCTACGACTCGGGCGACAGCATCAAGCACTATTTGTTTGCGCGCTACGCTTTCCAGTACCCCATGAACTATATGGACTCGTGGGCCAAGCCGTTGTTTACGCTGCTGGCGTCGCCGGCCGCACAGGCCGGATTTATCGGCATGAAGCTGTTTCAGTGCGCGATTGTGGCCCTATCGGCGTGGTGCGCTTATGTGGTGGCGCGCACCCTGCGGCTGCCCGCGCCGGAGCTGTCCATTTTGTTTGCCTACGCGTCGCCCGACTACTTTATCATCCAGTTCTCCGGGCTTACTGAACCTCTGTTCGGGCTCATCCTAGTGGCCTCGGTGGCGCTGCTGCTGACGGGCCGGGCCGGGTGGTCGGCGGCGCTGATTACCTGGCTGCCCTTTGTGCGGTCGGAAGGATTTATCCTGATTGGGCTGTGGGTGGTGTATTTCCTGTGGCGGCGGCAGTGGCGCTACCTGCCGCTGCTGGTGCTGGGCTATGCGGTGTATAGTGCGGTGGGCGCCGTGGTGCTGGGCGAGCCCGGCTGGGTGTTTGGCCACAACCCTTACGCCACCAAATCGGTGTACGGGCACGGCGAGTGGGACCATTTTGTGTTCAGCCTGCCGGGCCTGCTGGGCTGGGTGGTGCTGTTTCTGGCGGTGGTGGGCGGCGTGCGCATGACGCTCGACCTGCTGGACCCGGAGCGTCGGCAGCGCCGCTTGTTCAGCGCCGAACTGCTGCTCGTTTACGGCAACATCTGCGTGTTTATTGCGGCCCACACCATTTTTTGGGGCGCGGGCCTGTTCAATTCTTTTGGCATGACGCGGGTGCTCGACGTGACGGTGCCGCTGTTTGCCGTGGTGGCGCTCAATGGCCTGACCTGGCTGGTGCAACTCGGCAAAACGCCGGCCGCTCAGCGGCGCATCCGCATTGGGTGGGTGGCGGCCGCGGTGGTGTTCCTATTTCTGGGCACGCGCCAGGGCTTTCGCTGGCGGCGCGACTTCACCCGCCCGCCCGACCAGGAAGTGGCCGAAAACGCCGCCGCCTGGATTCGCAAAACCTACGGGGAAGGCACCCGGCCGCTGGCCTACGAGTTTCCCTACGTGGCCGTGGCCACCCACAATAACTTCTTCGACCCAAACGAGCACCCCGTGCTCCAGGGCCACGGCGACCGACTAGACGAAGTGCCCGTGGGCACGCTGGTGGTGTGGGACGACTGGTTTTCCCGCACCGAGGGCTACGTACAGCTGCCCATGCTGCGCAACGATGCCCGTTTCCGGGAAATGTGGCGCGACGCCCAGCCCCGCAACCGCTACCATCCGGAGCGCGACACCACCCAGATTATCGTATTTGAGCGGGTGCGCTAGCCCGGCAGCTTACTGGTGCTGCCGCAGGGTATCTACCAGCACCCGAAAATCTTTCGGGTAAGGCGCTTCCACGGCAATTTCTTCGCCGTTGAGGCCCGTGAACTGCAGCCGGAGGGCGTGCAGCGCGAAGCGCTTGATGAATGGTTGCTCTTCTTCGCCTTCCTTCATGTTGAATTTCTTCTTCAACGAAGACAGGTAGAAGTCTTCGCCGCCGTAGTCTTTGTCGCCCACGATGGGCGCCTGCAAATACATCAGGTGCAGGCGAATCTGGTGCATGCGGCCGGTCACGGGCTCGCACAGCATGAGGGCGTGGCGGGTGAAGGTTTCGAGGGTGGTGAAGTGCGTCTCGGCGGGCTTGCCCTTGTAGGCCAGGCGGGCCTTGCCGCGCGAAGTGGTTTCGATGTTGCGCTCCACTACCTCGTCCTGTAGCTGCGGCGTGCCCCACACCACGGCGTGGTACTGCTTTTTTACCTCGCGGTTCTCGAACTGCATGGCGAGGTGGCGGTAGGCGGCCGGGTTCTTGGCGAAGGCCAGCGCGCCGCTGGTTTCGCGGTCGAGGCGGTGGGCGGCCTGAATGTCGTCGTGGTGCTGACGGGCTAGGCGCAGCATGTTGGGCGCGCCGCCCACCCGCTCGTCCAGCGTGGCCAGAAACGGGGGTTTGTTGACGACAACGTAGTCGTCGTTTTCAAAAATGACGAGGTCGGAGAAATGGGGAAGCTTCATACGCAGCCCCAAAGGTACGGCGTGCAACCGGCGGGCGGGGAAGCCCCATGCCGAACGCAGCCTCGGCAGGGCGTTGGACGGCTAGCTGCCCGCGGCGCCTTTCGGCTTGCTCAGCTTGAATTCCAGCGTGGTGCCTTCGCCCACGGTGCTCTTCACTTTGATGGTGGACTTGTGCGCCTCCACAATGTGTTTGCTGATGGCCAAGCCCAGCCCAGAGCCGCCGGACTCGCGCGAACGGCTTTTGTCGATGCGGTAAAAACGCTCGAAAATGCGGTTTTGGTGTTCGGGGGCAATGCCGGTGCCGTCGTCGCGCACGGCAATGCGCACGCCCCGGCTGCCTTCGATGAGGGCCACCACCACGCGGCCGTTGTCGCGGCCGTATTTGATGGCATTGTCCACCAAGTTCACCAGCACTTGCCGGATGCGGTTGCGGTCGGCCACCACGGGCAGCTCGGCGGGTAGGTTGGGCGGAAACAGCTCCAGAGTAGTGCCCCGACGGGCGGCCTGCTGTTCCAGCAACTCAAAAATCTCGCGCACCAGCGCCACCAGGTCGAAGCGCTGGCGGCGCATGCGCACCACGCCTTTTTCGAGCTGGGCAATGGTGACAAGGTCCTGCACCAGGGCGTCGAGCGTGTCGAGGCTGGCGGCGGCTTTGGCCAGAAACTTGTGCCGGGTGGCGGCGTCGATGTCGCCGTCTTCGTCGTCGAGGATGGTGTGCACGAAGCCCTGGGCCGCGAAAAGTGGCGTCTTGAGCTCATGTGACACATCGGCCAAAAACTCGCGGCGCAAGGCCTGCAGGCGCACCAGCTCATCAAGCTCCTGCTGCCGCCGCTCGGCCATAAACAGAATTTCGTCGCGCACGCGCTTTACCGGCTCGGGCCGAAAGAGGAACTTGCTGCTGAGCTTCTTGAACTCCTTGCGCTTGATGTGCTCCAGGCCCGCGTAGATGCCGTTGATTTCGCGAAAAATCAGCGCCTCAAACGACAGATACACCAGCAGAAAGCACGCCGCCACCGTGATGCCCGCCGCCAGAAACGCTTCCCGGAACGGCAGCGTAGGGCCGATGCGGGCATAAGCCGTGAGCACGCCCGCCACCAGCAGCGCAATCAGAATGGCAATGGTGCGAGAAGAGAGGTTCATTGGATT
This DNA window, taken from Hymenobacter sp. 5317J-9, encodes the following:
- a CDS encoding DUF2079 domain-containing protein, yielding MSPSASFSAASPNSADSNRRALLLLAALLLVSVVMAFVTTNTYDSGDSIKHYLFARYAFQYPMNYMDSWAKPLFTLLASPAAQAGFIGMKLFQCAIVALSAWCAYVVARTLRLPAPELSILFAYASPDYFIIQFSGLTEPLFGLILVASVALLLTGRAGWSAALITWLPFVRSEGFILIGLWVVYFLWRRQWRYLPLLVLGYAVYSAVGAVVLGEPGWVFGHNPYATKSVYGHGEWDHFVFSLPGLLGWVVLFLAVVGGVRMTLDLLDPERRQRRLFSAELLLVYGNICVFIAAHTIFWGAGLFNSFGMTRVLDVTVPLFAVVALNGLTWLVQLGKTPAAQRRIRIGWVAAAVVFLFLGTRQGFRWRRDFTRPPDQEVAENAAAWIRKTYGEGTRPLAYEFPYVAVATHNNFFDPNEHPVLQGHGDRLDEVPVGTLVVWDDWFSRTEGYVQLPMLRNDARFREMWRDAQPRNRYHPERDTTQIIVFERVR
- the rpsB gene encoding 30S ribosomal protein S2, whose product is MAQTTYKDLLDAGAHFGHLTRKWDPKMAPYIFMEKNGIHIIDLNKTLVSLDYAAQAIRNIAKSGRKIMFVATKKQAQEIVTTEAERLKMPFVTDRWLGGMLTNFATVRKSLKKMATIDKMVKENTAYAALAKREKLMMSRERAKLDRVLGGIADLGRLPAALFVVDVKREHIAVKEAQKLGIPVFAICDTNSNPELVQFPIPANDDASKSIQLIVSVIGKAIEDGLSERKVDKEDAERKEADEAAIAEKTAADEE
- a CDS encoding RluA family pseudouridine synthase → MKLPHFSDLVIFENDDYVVVNKPPFLATLDERVGGAPNMLRLARQHHDDIQAAHRLDRETSGALAFAKNPAAYRHLAMQFENREVKKQYHAVVWGTPQLQDEVVERNIETTSRGKARLAYKGKPAETHFTTLETFTRHALMLCEPVTGRMHQIRLHLMYLQAPIVGDKDYGGEDFYLSSLKKKFNMKEGEEEQPFIKRFALHALRLQFTGLNGEEIAVEAPYPKDFRVLVDTLRQHQ
- the tsf gene encoding translation elongation factor Ts; translated protein: MAAITAADVNKLRTMTGAGMMDCKKALTEADGDFEAARDILRKAGQKIADKRAENETSEGFVTVAVSEDGTNGKLVALACETESVAKVANFRELVQRILDAAVRTNAATKEDLLAVKEDDGLTIQEHITDLTGKIGEKLDLTYVTLTGEKVASYIHSDSKKGVLVALKNVGSADAAAVGRDVAMQIVAMKPVAVDKDGVDSATVEREIEIGKEQARAEGKPEAMLEKIAQGKLNKFYKEQTLLNQEFVKDGSMTIAQLLDSKSKGMTVTDFKRVAIGA
- a CDS encoding ATP-binding protein, with the protein product MNLSSRTIAILIALLVAGVLTAYARIGPTLPFREAFLAAGITVAACFLLVYLSFEALIFREINGIYAGLEHIKRKEFKKLSSKFLFRPEPVKRVRDEILFMAERRQQELDELVRLQALRREFLADVSHELKTPLFAAQGFVHTILDDEDGDIDAATRHKFLAKAAASLDTLDALVQDLVTIAQLEKGVVRMRRQRFDLVALVREIFELLEQQAARRGTTLELFPPNLPAELPVVADRNRIRQVLVNLVDNAIKYGRDNGRVVVALIEGSRGVRIAVRDDGTGIAPEHQNRIFERFYRIDKSRSRESGGSGLGLAISKHIVEAHKSTIKVKSTVGEGTTLEFKLSKPKGAAGS
- a CDS encoding DUF3089 domain-containing protein; amino-acid sequence: MPPFLRTALILLLLLPLNSCIRLLLKPGRDFEKYTPPPAPDYAQASSWAALPTRRDSADAVPRHSTLRNEQATAEVDVFFVHPTTYYSPRHWNGDLRKKWLNKYTDRTTIKQQASVFNATGRIYAPRYRQATLFSFLDKEPNGQKALELAYSDVRAAFQYYLAHYNQGRPFIIAGHSQGTDHATRLLHEFFDKATPLRRQLVAAYLIGFQVKPNEFLTIKPCPDSLATDCFVAYNTSDAGHESTMFQPSIAVNPLTWTLDSTLAPASLNRGAVSIRFKHVHPYFTDAQIHHGQLWVHAPRFRGFPHFPPSGKKKLRYSRHIADYALFYMNIRENSQARVRAWLNK
- the rplM gene encoding 50S ribosomal protein L13; translated protein: MDHLSFKTTHVNKANAQKSWVIVDASVAPLGRVASQIANILRGKHKPSFTPNSDCGDNVIVLNADKLRVTGKKMTEKVYITHSGYPGGQKRRTVREQMARDSRRVIEHAVKGMLQDNRLGAAQYRNLYVYAGTEHPHEAQQPVAIELTNL
- the rpsI gene encoding 30S ribosomal protein S9, whose product is MAITNTSGRRKTSVARIYMQAGQGNITINDRDMKSYFSNELLENVVNQPLAILEQVGQYDIKVNVRGGGISAQAEAIRLAITKALVSDNEESRPALKKEGFLTRDPRMVERKKFGKRKARRSFQFSKR